From Leishmania infantum JPCM5 genome chromosome 21:
gctgcgcagctcatGCGGCTTCTCCTCCATGATGTATGACCAGTTGCCGCCTTTGAagcggcgagagaggcgggtgTGCTCCACCGGCACGCCGGCGTGGCTTGCGCTCTCTCCGTCGTCTTGGCAGGACATGAAGAGAAACGCATTGAGCGGGTTCGTGCTGGTGTTCACTGGCCCGCTGGGTGAGACAGAGCTGAAGTGGCTGTCGCTGCACGCGTCGTCGACTGTGCTTGGCAGCTTGGCCATTCCGTCCTGGCGCATAAACTGCCGGTACGGGTCTGGCGCGGCGCTCTTCGGTGAGATGGCCATGCTCGACATGTgcagagacgacgacgcaggcTTGTACCGGTCGAGCTCGGCCTCGAGCTCAAGCTGCCGCTCCAGAGCTTCGTCCAGCTGACGCTGCGTATCGATGAGCACGCTTTGGAGacgcgccacctcctcctccatcatgTGATGGGAGGCAGCGCCCTGCGGCACCTGCACCGGCGCGTCCAACCCCTCTGGAGGCTCACCGGCACGCTTCTCGAGCTCTTGGACGAGGCCACGCAGGCGATCGTTCTCCTGCgcaagcagctgctgcgtctcgATCTCGCACTGAGCTTCCATGCGGTATTTCTCGTAGTTGAGCTTCGCGTCTCGCTTCGTCGCCTCCAACTCGTCCTGCAGGCTGCGAATGTACTCCTGCACCTGCGTGGTGGGGGCCGATACGGGTAAGTTGTCcttgctgtggctgctgctgagcgtgtCTCTGTAATTGTTTGAGGACGCCAAGGTCACAGCCGAACTGCACACAACGTCCGCAGAAGTACCGACGGCCGGTGTTGCTGATGCGCTGCGCCCGATGCCAGCGGTAATGacctgcggcgctgccggccctGCGCTGGGGGCTTTGAAGACGCTACCGAAGACGGGCACGTCGTCGAAGATGATCGGCACCGTCTCGGCGTTCCAGCACTGCAAAACACCGTTGGAGGAGGCCGTCCACACCTTGTACGCCGTGGTTGGCTGCACTTTCTGCATGGCGAGCACCATACCCTTCTCGAGGCCGTAGTACGGCACGCGTTCCGAaaggtcctgcagcagcgaccgtGTTGCAATGTCCCAAATCAGAATGTGGCCGTGCTTGTCGGCCGACCAAACGCGCGACTCGACCACCATCAAGTTCGAGATCGGTGCGGTGTGGTTGCCTCGGCAGACCGCGAGACACGAAAGCGAGCGCATGTCCCACACTCGCAGCGTCAAGTCCTCGCCGGCGGACCACAGCTGGCTCGCGTGCGGCACGACCGCCAACGCCAgcacggcgcggctgtgccCGGTGAAGGTGTGGATGTTGGCCTCGGTGTTCTCCTGGCCAGGCAGCGACTCGTACGGGTCCCACGCTCGCACTGTGCCGTCGTCACTACCGGAGAAGATGACGGCACCTGTGGGTCCGTTGTACAGGACAAGGCAgcgaacgccgccgctgtggccGTGCAGACTGCGCTGGAGCTGGGCGTTACAATCGGTCGGGTCCCACTGGCACAACTTCCAGTTTCCACCCCCTGTAAAGACGGATCCCTCGACCTCGATCATGCAGTTCaatccgccgccgtgcgccaTCATCTCCTTGAGCAGGTCCGTGTTCTTGGCGCTGTACACGTGCAGGTAGCCGTCCTGGAACCCAGCCCACACCACATCCTCGCTCGGGAGGTACAGGAGGGAGATGCAGTAGGAGCCCTCGCGGCCCGGCAGCTCCTTCAGTGGGGTGCCCTTGGGTAAAGAACGAATGCAGAGCGTTCCGCTGTACTCGGCTGTCCACATGACGCGGTCGTTCACAGgggcgatgcagcgcaccgctgcggccacAGAGTACGTGGGGTTCACATCTGCTACGTATACCGTGTCTTCCAAACGCCTGCTCTTCGAGCGCACGCCGTTTGCAGAGGTCGACATCaaacggctgctgctgtgcggcgaCTGCGCGCGTGGAATCATGGAGAGGGAAAAGCTGTTGCGCGTCGGGGTCACGGAGCTTGTGCAGCGCGGGGTGGACTCTGTGTGCGCCTTGTACAGCTGCTGGTGCGACGGCGACTCCGCCCGGGGAGTGGAGCGGTAGATCATGGTCGGCTAAAGGGTTTTGCGACTGAGTGCTGGTGCTGAAGCGGCTTCCTTCTTCTTGTATGCGCGTGCTCGAGACGGAAGAGAGAAATACAAGCGCGAAGACACGCTGgcaaggcgcgcgcacacgcccagATCGAGGTGGAGGGTCTCACGTGGGAGAAGGAAAACGGACTGGACAccagaagaggggggggagaagcCGTGGAGAAGGGCCTTGCGGAATAATAGGAGGCGTTGAGGTTGTGGATGCGTGAAGAGATGGCTTCGACAGGCAACTGCGTTAGAAGGAATGGGAGGGCCtgcgtgtgttttttttttgggggggagAGTCGGGAGAGGAGATGGGCGCTGCGGCtatgcatacacacatatacatatatacgaCTCTATATGTGATGAGGGATATGGAAGGTCAACGGGAAAGGCCTCCcggcaaacacacacacacacagacgttGCTCAGGCAGGGGATGTGCAGTCCTGCTTCGATGGGTAAGCAACGTCAGGCGCAGCGCGGGCGaggggcgctgctgtggaaGAGGACGAGACTCCGCTGGAACAGTCTgtccaccacacacacacaagtacCGACGAGCGCACACGTGAGTGAGCTGATCTGCAAAGCCACGTAAGGAGACGCGTGAAGACGTCGAGGTGCCGGCGCCCAAaacgtgtgtttgtgtgtgcgtgtgtgcgcgcaagGATGCGATGCCtaagaggggagggggtgatgATACAAGCAGGAGACAACGGTATACACAGACGGATGCACActgtggagaaggagggagaaacCAAACTCGGGAGAGGGTGAGGAAAGGGACGAACCGTTGTAGAGATAGCATCAACGACGGACTGCAGAgtagggaaggggaggggcgaaggAGCAGTCGTacacccacccccacacagACGTATGGCCCTGTGTTGATTGCTTCTCACCCATCACACAAGCCCAACGCCGCATCATGCGCCCCTTCCATACTTGCCTGACTCGACCACGTTGTCTTCTTCTGCGCTATGCGGGGACTTCAAGGCAGAGCGGAGGGACTGCCCATTGACGAgcgtggcgcgcgcgctcaaGTGTTCCTCATCCTTTTTTGTTCACCATAGGGATAGTTTGCTCGACCTTGGCGTGCCCCCTTTTCTATTTTTCCTATCCGGCGTGTCAGCGCTTGCTTGCAGGAAGTGCTTGTTGCCCCGCATGTGCGgacatgtgtgtgtgtgtatgtgtgatGGCTGGTTCACTTGGTAGTGCGTGGAagcaggtgcgtgtgccctGAGGCACATGCTCGAGGCAACGCGCAAGCCCACAACAAGAAGAGCCCCACGGTTCGCTACATGAAACACATATACATCAGGAGAAGGACAGGCACAGATATGCGACACGCACTCCTCAGCACATCATCACacatacccccccccccccacgcacacacgcacgtgcagaCACAAGCGGGACGGCGTGGGTCCGGAAAAGGGGGCGGAGTGAGggcgaaaaaggaaagctACAATCAAAGACAAGCACAAAGAAAGAGGTGAAGGAAGCGAATACCTCACCCACTGTGCAGAGAGACACAGGCCGGCCGCGACAGAGTCGAGCAGACAGTGGGAGAGCGGCACGCAAGGGTGTATACACGTGTATATATACCTTACCTACCACGTGGGTACATGTTGCCGCCATATAACAGAACGTGAGCTTCACACCACTTGGCCCTGCCACACAGACCCCACCTCGCGTGGGGCCATGGCAGCCGTCGACACACGCCAGTCCAGCAAGGCGCCGACGCAGTCATCGGAGCACAGCCTCTGCCTCGACCTCTACCCATAGCCCCTCGCCATTTCTTAGGTTGCGTCACAGACGCTCCCCCACTATACCGGCGACCACCTGGGGCATACccctcgcagcagcactcaGGCTTCCACAGCCAgtaggcagtgtgagggccgggcgaGATACGCTCGAATCAGGTTGACACTATGCCTATCACATGGACGGTACAAAACtgttcactgtcgcaggtggCTCCAGCGCAACGCCTTCCACGACCCTGCCACCAACACGAGTGGTTTGGCATTGGGAAggcttggggggggggggctgctggtcttcctccctcacacacgcagagagtcGGGAGTGGGGGAGGTGAGGGGGATGCGGTGGTACTGGACCCTGCGATATCACGCATTGAGGTGACTGGCATCATcagggtggagggggggggcgcgaAGCCAGCgggagaaggaagaagggTGAGAACAAAAAAATATAAAAAACATACAAGCACATGTACATCATCAttagcacacacacacacagaagagAGGCGACGCGCTTTGGGGTCCGTTTCAGGTGGGCGGCGGGGGATGCGTGGATGGATGAATGGATGGATGGCTGATGAAGGgatgggagggagggaggccaCACCGGTATGGTCTGCCTACAAAACGCTGCGAATAGCGTAGTTGGCAGCGCTatgaggaagggggagatATGGTCGCTGGCGTAGCATGCGCGGTGCAATCAGTTCTCCTCTGCTTCTTCACTTCGTGTTCACTGCCGCCAATCGCCACGCTGGAGgcagacccccccccccccagcgcCATAGTTCTGTatcccgccgccgctgtcgccgccctTCCCCACCTCCGCCCGCTATCCCTCGCTGAAGACACCTTTCTCTTTCGCTCGTACACCAGCCCGTGCGCTCGTCAGTCGGCACATGTGTGCACACTAAACcatggagaagagaggagagagaggggcacacacacgcacacaacggTCCATACGGAGAAACACGTGCAGAAggcaccaccaacaccacgGCCAAgaccatcagcagcggccccCACAACGGGTAGATGGCGCacggaggcacacacacaggcgcacaaaGGCATACGTATGGcccttgtgtgcgcgcgtgtgtgtaggcGGGCCGcattctctctttcttttctaccattttttgttttgttgctttccgtcgtcgtcttcggctGAGCCGCTACATCAAGAGCATCCGGCCATGCAGTATTGTGCCACCTCGCTCGGCGGCgtccgtcctcctccgcctttcGCCCTCCGACACTTCTCTCGCATCCATGActgccttcctccctctcgttCTGTTTTTTACCTGCGCGTTTCGTTCTCTCTTGCCTACGCAACATCGTGGTTTTGGAGGTACTCGGTAATGTCCTTTGTGATGGCTGCCTCCGGTCGGTTCCCGTCGACGTGATACATGATGGATCCGTAGTAGTCCAGCAGACCCTCGACCATTGAGTGGTATGTCTCCAGACGAGGGCCAAGCACCTCGCGGGTGTCATcgtcgcggtgctgcagccgctcgagcagcaccgtgtCGTTCTCCGGCGGCGGGTTATACGTGAGGTGGTAGATGATGCCGGTGACCGGGTCGGTGCGACGGCCTTCGACGCGGCCGAACAAAACATCATCTGGGGTGTCGAGGACCACAAAGATGCGGGGGCACAGGCCTGCGGCGTCCAGCGCAATCGCTTGAGAGCGGGTGCGCGGGAAGCCGTCCAGCAGCCACCCGTTCATCACCGCGTCCTCCTGCGTCAGTCGGTTGCGGATAATGCTGATGATGAGGCTATCCGGCACGAGCTCACCGCGCCGCATGAAGTTCTCGGCAATCTTGCCCAGGTGGGTGCCCTGAGCCACCTCGGCGCGAAGAAGATCGCCCGATGAGACATGCACTGGCTTCTTGCCAATCGTGCGCTTGTAATAGGAGCAGATATGGCGCGCCTGCGTGCCCTTGCCGCTTGCTGGCGGCCCAGCCAGGGCCAcccgcggtggcagcggcgaggccgtCAACTCATGCACATATTGGAGCGGCTTGGTTGGTTTGTCGGCGATGATGCAACGCAAGATGTACTCCATCAGCTGCCCAATGTTGTTGTCCTTGATGTACGTGACCGTGTCCTCGGAGAGGCCGTCGTTGGAGGACATGAAAGGGACGGGGAATTTCATGGCCGACGTCGGACTGGTGGTGTCCGCGAAGGGGGtatcggcagcggcgacatcGCAATTGGTAGTAACCGACTCCGAGggggccgccgcggtggttgCATCCGCCGCGACAGGGGAGTTCGGCTGCTGGAGCTTGGTCGCCATATTGGGATGACGGGAGACCGCGCTTACGCGTTGCCCTTCAACTCTGTgagcaggcagagagagagtgagagcaGGCGAAGCACTGAGGGCGcgaggcgtgtgcgtgtgcgtgtgtgtgtgtgagggtaTGTGCGAGAGggcgtgcggtggtggtggcggtgctgctgctgctgaatgCCGAAGAAGTTTGTCCAAAATAAACAATGGTGATTGGCAGGGCTGTGCTAGCGTGAAAGCAGGTGCGCGTGAGCTTatcgtgtgcctgtgtgagGGACGCAAGGTGGGAccgggagagggagggaaagagggaggggcggttGGGTGTAGCGATGCCCGCACGTATCAGCCTTCACGATAGCAGCAGACGAGcgcagcaaagaaaaaaattGCGGAGAGGACACGAGAGAAACAGcacagaggagagaagaaCGCGAGAAGGGGGCGCGATCTGAGTCTGTCCACGTGAGCAAGGACGTATACATGTAGGCGTATGTGGgtacatatatgtatatacgtGTGTaagtgcgtgcgcatgtgtagGCGAGTGtggagaagcgcgcgcgAAACGCGCAGGCGCAAAAAAGAGGATGGGGAACGGAGAGAATGAGTCAGTGCCAGAAAGGGAGGATGAGGAGCGGAGAGGGGCCCGCGCACGGGCTCGGAGGGGAGAGATGGACAATGACCGGTGCCCACCTCTAAGCCGAGCACCGCGACCATGAAAAACAAATGCGCGCCTAGCTGGGCCGTATGCGGCCGTTGAATCTTGTCTGCATCCCTTTCGGCGCGCTGTCGGTTCGCTCCttcggtggtgctgctgatcAAAGCCGTTCAGAGCAGCCCCTGCCcgcccgcgcacacacacacacatacacacgaaGAGCAGAAGCAAACACGAAAGgatgtggcggtggtgctggcaaCAGCATACATGGTCGTCACGAGAAAAAAGGACGAGGATGtgcgcgggtgcgggcgCTTTACATgcagggaggggaggggggacaaCGAGCACAACCGTTGCGTCAACAaagcagaagaggaggagataCACAAGGCAGCGAGATGGGCAGGGcagggcgggggggggatgggtgggtgggctgTGCAACACATGtacagcggcggtggtcaTCGTCAGTGAGTACACGTGATCCGACACGGGGGCGGGTTGGGAGGGGTATGGagcgaaaaaggaaaggcagCTATTAAAGGCAGCCAAGACGGTAGTCGGCAGAGAAGGCACACCACCTTGCAGCACCTGAGACAAGCTCGACTCGAGTTGCACACAAGAGTCGCACACCAAAACATTTGATAGCACGCTACAGCTCCTCGAGCCACATAGGCACTGCATCGACATCCTCCTCcataccaccaccaccgccgccgccgccagctgtTTCGGCGACAGCTTCAAGCCCCAACTCATCCAAGATGTTCGAGGCAGTCTttagcggaggaggagggtagCGCTCCACTtcctcttgctgctgctgctgctgtgctgctgctgctgctgaaggctCGGCGGCGTACAAAGCAAAGCCGTCCGCAGAAGTGGGGGACAtgggcggcgacgctgtcgAACGCAAACACGATACCGCGCACCGCGCATCAGCCCCGCTGCCCTCTTTCATGGGGTGGTCTGGAAAGGGCAACGTTTCTGCCACGGAGCCCGATCGCCAGTGCATTCCCATGGACCGCTGATCTGTATATGCGTTGACACTCAAGAGCGTGCCAGCGACCCCGGCAGCGGGGCTGTTGTCGCTGTGATAGCCGTTGCCGTCCCTGACGTCCTTCAACTCCTCCGCCCCACCTGAAACGCTGTCATCGGCGCTGGCGTAATCGTGGGCAGGTTTTTGAAGGACATCCACGCCGATATCATCTTGGAGAAAGCAAGGAACGTCTGTCTCACGAGCCTCTGTGACGGCGACTGCTTCGAAAccaacggcggcgtcgacctTCATGCCGTCGCTGTGTTGCGGCTCGCCATTGTCGTCCATGAAAAAGTCGGCCGGGCTCCGTGCGAAGGGGTGCGCCGTACCCGTGATCGGGGGGCCATCAAGGACAGGCACCTTTACACTCTCGGCATCCGCCGAGAACTGTCGTGGAGAGTCGGCCGCGCCGGATGTGTCTGCCACGGGACCCGACTCGCGTGTCACTACGCAACTGAGACTGCGTCGCTGCGAGCTGTGACCCAGCCGACGCGCCTCACGACGCGCCATGGCGTCCGTGATTCGCTGAAGGAGAGCCCTCTGCAACATCTCCGGCATGGCGGTGTCTTCGATGCCGATGTGGTCGATGTGAACATCTGCCGCATCACACCAGTACTCAGGGCAGCAAagaggcgacgctggcgcgccaGATGGCGCGGCGGACGCGAGGGAATCAGCGCTTCTGCCCTCCACCTCACCAACACCGGGTAGCCGCGTGCCGTGTGTTTGCCTCACTGTGCGCAGCCCCTCACACCAGTGGACAAGGCACTTGCCACCCTGATAGGTGAGCAGGTTGCCGCGCAGCTCCAGTCGGCGCAGTGCGGAAAAGCCGCCGTTTGAAAAGCACAGCACCAGCTGCCGAATGGTTGCGTTGCCGAGGCTGTTGTGGCTGAGGTCGAGAGTGTGCAAGGTGTGCCGACACTCGCGTAGCACAGGTAAGAGCGCTACTAGCCCACGCGGCCCGATAAGGTTCGTGCTGAGGGACAATACCCGCAGCGGCATAGCttgctcggcggcggcgaagcaacGGGCCAGCGCCGAGTTgggcagcacggcggcatcGCTACATGCCTGCTCGTACACGGCCACAAGAGTCGAGGACATGGATCAGGGGGAGTGCAAAACatgcgaggaagagagatccacgcatatacacacacgcgctcaAATTTGCACTGCCTCTTATCGACCCGCGCTTTCCGTTATTCCGAGGACGGCGCGTCGATGTGTTTTGCAGCAGTGGAGTaggcggtggaggggatATTGCTGACCACTGAAGAGactgcgtgcacgcgtgtacgcgtgtgtgcgtcagcaggaaagagggaggaggggggagggcagacGCCGCtattcgttttttttttgcggaTGTGCCTGTGTACTCTACTCTTGCGGCCGCCTTGGACGTAGGCGGAATCGGCAGCCAACAGcgacgcacagacgcacagacacacacgcacacacagctgcATGAACacagaggagagcgagagggagacgaggagggtggaggggaaGACAGGCACAAGTCGATAGTGATCACGACCACCGCACCAGTGAACAGGAAGGTAGAAGGGGGATGGGGAAGCGTGGTTGAGAGGGGCTGTCAGTGCCATATCCAGTCGCCGTGAGAAAACAGACCAACGCAGGGCCTCGAgtgcgtcttctctcttgcgtGTCCGAGCATTGAGTCCAtccaacacgcacacgcacacttcCCTTGTATTCACCTCTCGACTCGAATACACCATATATAGCCACAGAAGCTCACACCCATGACGGGTGTGCAGGCATGCGTGGCGGTGTTGGGGAAGGTCTGTGAGAGCTAGACATGAGAGATGAGAGGGAGGGCCCTCTGCACGCATGAGCGATCATGCACGCCTCTCATCCCCGCTGTCGCACAGGCTGCATCTACGGCGCACCAATttgacgtgtgtgtgtgtgtgtgtgtgggctcAAAAGAAGTGGCATCAACGCCGTGGTGCGGAAAAAATGGCGCTGTAGGAGGGAAAGTGAGGGAGAGACCAAGCGTGAtcggggggcgggggtggaggggagggggagcacgTCGGAGGCCCGCAACTTCAACAGgcgccgcagtcgcagctgtcacacacacacacacacatatatatatagacgTATATACGGGTAGCACCTTCGCGGTTACAGAGAGGTAAAGGCGCGCAAGAAGAGCGCAATGCGAtggcagagaggagaggacgaGGGGAGGTGaacggcgaaggcggcggcgcaccgaaGTGAAACGCATAACCAAAGCCGCCTTCTTGGCCGTCCGAGaaggcgaaagaaaaagtTTCCGTGGCACAGTCAAGCACCTGGCACGAACGGAAAAGGGGCAACGactgcccctcctccgtgcATACGCCACACAAACCCGCTCAAGGCGACTTTCACGTAGCAGATCAACGCTGGTCGCAGGACAAGAAAGCCAGAGACGAGAGGAGACCCTTCCGTGAGGGAGACGCCGATCGGGGCCCGAAAAGGCGTGGACAACTAcgcagagaagagggagggaggaggaggaggggggggcaNCAACGAGTCGGCTGCCAGCGCTCTTGGGgagggagcggcagcggggggaCGCAGAGTCGTCACGCGGAGCACCACCGAGGTTGGGCAAAATGACGCTCCACACAGATCGGTCGCGTCCTGTCTGTCCATGTTCTCAACAAGTCTTCGCAACAGCATCAGCGTGCGCCACGTACCTCGcctcgcccctctcccccatgCCCGCTGACGCTcttcttctcttttctcctttCTCCAGCCCGCTACCATCACCTGGTGCCATTGCCAGTGACGTAAtgtgcggcgcgcacgaCAGAACCTCAGCGAGTCCTCTTCGATGCCAATGCCTCCTGCCGCGCGGCCTTGAGCTTGTCGCGCAGCCAGTCAGCCGTCTTCTTGTCAACGCCTAAGTCACGAAGCGCCACGTACATGTACGTGACGAGGCTAGGACGGGCTGACAGCAGATGCGAGTTGTTGTAGGAGCTCGGACCTTGGCCAGCCGACGTATAGATACTCTCTTTGCCGAGGTGCTCCTCTC
This genomic window contains:
- a CDS encoding putative adenylate kinase, which gives rise to MSSNDGLSEDTVTYIKDNNIGQLMEYILRCIIADKPTKPLQYVHELTASPLPPRVALAGPPASGKGTQARHICSYYKRTIGKKPVHVSSGDLLRAEVAQGTHLGKIAENFMRRGELVPDSLIISIIRNRLTQEDAVMNGWLLDGFPRTRSQAIALDAAGLCPRIFVVLDTPDDVLFGRVEGRRTDPVTGIIYHLTYNPPPENDTVLLERLQHRDDDTREVLGPRLETYHSMVEGLLDYYGSIMYHVDGNRPEAAITKDITEYLQNHDVA